The Luteolibacter arcticus sequence CTTGTTCTTCACGAAGAACTGCCCGACCTGCTCGACGTTCGTCCGATAGTCGCCGTCCGCTTGGACGAAGACCTGCCACTGCCGGCCGAATCGATTGAAGTAGTTCACGAAGTAGCCGCCCATGAAGGTCTGGAGCGTCTTGTAGACATCGGCGAGATCGACACTTTGCTTCAGCACCTTCTCGCGGTCCACGTCTATGAACACCTGCGGGACCGACGGTGAAAACATCGGCGTGACGCCGGCGAGTTCCTTGCGCTCGCGGGCTGCAGCGGTGAATTTCATCACATTCTCCGCGAGGAACTGGACATCCTTGCCGGAGCGGTCTTGCAGCAGGAAGGTCACGCCGCCGCTGGTGCCGATGCCGGGAATGGCCGGCGGCGAGAAGGCGAACGCGCGTGCCGCGGAGATCTTCGCGAACTCGGTGTTCACGTGTTTGAGGATGGCCGGATACTGCTCCTCGGGCACCTTGCGTTCACCCCAGCCCTTGAGCGAGATGAAGAAGATGCCGCTGTAGCTGGTGTTGACACCGGTGAGGAAGTTGTAGCCGGTGACCGTGCTGTAGTACTCGACGCCGGGAGTCGCCTTCAAGATCTCCTCACACTGCTTCATCACCTCGTCGGTGCGCTGCATCGAGGCGGCGTCGGGGAGGATGATCTGGGCGAAGAAATAGCCCTGGTCTTCCTCGGGCAGGAAGCTGGTGGGGACTGCCTTGCCGAGCTTCGCGGTCAGCACCACAAAGCCGCCGAGGACGAGTATCGCGATGACCCACTTCCGGATGAAGAAATGGCAACCGGTGACGAAGCCGTTGGTCGCCCGGCCGAAGACCCGGTTGAACCAGTCGAAGAACTTCTGCAGCAGGCCGCCGCTCTTCTTCTTCGGCTTCAGCAGCATCGCCGCGAGCGCCGGTGAAAGCGTGAGCGCATTGAACGCCGAGATCAGCATTGAAATCGCGATGGTCACCGCGAACTGCTGGTAAAGTCGGCCGGTAATGCCGGGAATGAAGGCCGTCGGGATGAACACCGCCGCAAGGATCAGCGCGATCGCGACCACCGGCCCGCTCACTTCCTGCATCGCCTTGCGGGTCGCGTCCTTCGGCGACATGCCGTGCTCGATGTGGTGCTCCACCGCTTCCACCACAATGATGGCATCGTCGACCACCAGTCCGATCGCCAGCACCAGGCCGAAGAGGGAGAGCGTGTTCACCGTGAACCCGAACATCGGGAAAAGCACGAAGGTGCTGATCAGCGACACGGGCGCGGCGAGCAGCGGGATCAGCGTGGCGCGCCAACCCTGCAGGAAGATGAAGACGACGAGAATGACGAGAATCAGGGCCTCGATCAGCGTGTGCTGGATCTCCACCATGCCCTCCGTGACCGCCAGCGTGGTGTCCAGGCAGGTCACGTATTCGAGATCCTGCGGGAACTTCTCCGCGAGCCGCTTCATCGTCTCCTTCGCACCCGCCGCGGCAGCGATGGCGTTCGATCCGGGGAGCTGATAGAGCGAGACGAGTGCGGCGGGCTTGCCGTTGAGGCGACCGTTGATCGCGTAGTTCTGCGCGCCGAGCTCGATGCGGGCGACGTCCTTCACCCGCAGCATCGAGCCGTCCTCATTCGCGCGCACGATGATGTCGCCGAATTCCTCCGGCGTCTGCAAGCGGCCCTGCGCCCGCACCGCATAGGTGAATTCCTGACCCTTCGGTATCGGCTCGCCGCCGATGGTGCCGGCGGGATTCACCGCATTCTGGGTCTGCACCGCGTTCAGGATCTCGGGAATCGTCACGCCCAGCTTGGCGAGCTGGTCCGGCTTGACCCAAATGCGCATGGCATACTGGCCGGCACCGAAGACGGTCACGCTCGCGATGCCCTTCACGCGGGTGAACTCGTCACTCAGATTGATGTTCGCATAGTTCGCCAGGAAGACGTTGTCGTAGGTCCCGTTCGGCGAAAAGAGCGCGAACATGACCAGCGGCGACGACGTCGACTTCTGCACCGTCACGCCGAACTTGTTAACGTCCTGCGGGAGCTGCGAGGACGCTTGGTTCGAGCGCATCTGCGAGAGGATCTGATCCTCGTTGACGTCGGTGCCGACCTCGAAATTGACCGTGAGCTTGAGCGTGCCGTCGTTGCCATTGACGGACTGCATGTAGTTCATGTTGTCCACGCCGCTCATCTGCTGCTCGATGGGCGTGGCCACCGATTGCTCGACGGTCAGGGCGTCGGCACCGGTGTAGGTGGTCTTCACCAGGATTTCCGGCGGCACGATGTCCGGGAACTGTGCGACCGGCAGCCGCAGATAGGTAATGATCCCGAGGATCGTCATCAGGATGGAGATGACCATCGCGACGATCGGGCGATTGATGAAGAAGGAGGCCATGCGCGGTTATTTCCCCTCCGGTTTGGGCTGGTCTCCGGCAGCCGGCGGCGTCCACGGGCTGGCCTGCACCGGCATGCCGCCCCGCACCTTCATGGCCCCTTCCACGATCACGGTCTCGCCAGCCTTCAATCCGGACTCGATGACCCAGTCGGTCCCTTCACGCGGCCCGGTGGTTACCGGGCGGATCTCCGCCTTGCCGTCCATGACCAGGGCGACCTGATAGGAGCCCTGGACCTCGGTCACCGCGCGTTGCGGGACCAGCACCGCATCGATGGTCCCCATCACCGCATCCACCCGGGCGAATTGTCCGGGGCGAAGGATATTGCCGGGATTGGCGAAATAGGCGGTAAGCTGAAAGGTCCCGGTTTGGTTGTTCACCTCGCGGCTGATGCTGATCAGCTTCCCCGGATGAGGATGGTGGTGGCCATCGGCGAGGGTAAGGCCGAGGGTCACCTTCGGGACATCATCCGCGGGAATGCCCGCCTTCTCGCGCTCGCGTTGGGTGGCCAAGTACTCCTGCTCGCTGATCTGAAAGCTCACCTTGATTGGATCCACCGTCGAAACGGTGGTCAGCGGCTTCGAATCGAGCGACCCGACCAGATCCCCGATCTCGCGGTTGGCGAAGCCCGCCACTCCATCGATCTCGCTGACGATCTTCGTGAAGCCGAGGTTCAACTTTGCCTGCTCGATCACGGCAAGCGCGGCGGCGACCTTGGCATTGGCAGCCTCCTGGGCCTGGATGGCATGCTCAAGCTCCTCCTTGCTGATCGCCTGTTTCTCCGCCAGCGGCCGGTAACGAGCCACGTCCTGCTCGGCTTTGGTCCGTTGGGCGATCGCCATCAGATGGTCCGCCTCCACTTGCTGGAGCTGGGCCTCAAATGGCCGCGGGTCGATGGTGAACAGCAGGTCGCCTTTCTTGACCGGCCTGCCCTCCTGGTAGTCGCGGGAGAGAAGGTAACCGGAGACCCGCGGCCGGATATCGACATTCTTCGAGCCGTCGAGCGCGCCGGTCCAATTCCGGACAATGTTCACGCTCCGGCTGGTGGCCGGGGCGGTTAGGACCGCCGGTGGCGGCGGCGGCGCGGCGTCGGCATCCTTCTTCTTGCAGGCGGCGAATGGCACCACCGTGGAAAGGAGGAAGAGGCTGCCGGAAATACGAAGGCGATTTGAGGCGGGGCAATCCATCGCAGTAAAAGGTTGGGTCAGTCGTTCACCAGCTCTTCACGGATCCGGAGGAGTTCGGCGCGGCGCTCGTCGCCGATGTCGGGGAACTTCAACTTGAGGCCTTCCAGCACGGTGCAGATCGCTTCCGAGATCGCGAGACGGGCGAACCACTTGTTGTCCGACGGAATCACGAACCACGGCGCATGATCGGTGCTGGTATGGTTCAGCATGTCCTCGAAGGCCTGCTGGTAGTCATCCCACTGGCCGCGCTCCTTGAAGTCCGCCACGGAGAACTTCCAGTTCTTCTTTGGCTCGTCGATGCGGGCGAGAAAGCGCTTCTTCTGTTCCTTCCTCGACAGGTTGAGGAAGAACTTGATCGGGATGATGCCGTTGCTGGTGAGGTATTTCTCGAAGCGGTTGATCTCCTTGTAGCGGCGCTCCCAGAAACCCTTCCCGCCCGGCTTGCCTGGCAGATTCTGCTTCACGAGAAACTCGGGGTGAACCTTCACCGCAAGCACCTCCTCGTAGTAGGAGCGGTTGAAGATCCCGATCATCCCGCGTGCCGGCAGTGCCTTGGTGGCGCGCCACAGGTAGTCGTGATCAAGCTCTTCGGAAGAGGGCGACTTGAAGCTGGTCACATGACAGCCCTGTGGGTTCACACCCGACATCACATGGCGGATCGCGCCGTCCTTCCCTGCGGCATCGATCGCCTGGAAGATGACCAGGATCCCATAGACGTCCTGCGCATAGAGCTTTTCCTGAAGCTCCGACAAGCGCTGGACGTTGGAAGCCACCCTTTCCAGAGCGCCCGCCTTGTCTTCAAAGCCGCCGGTGAAATCCGGATCGTAGTCCTTCTTCAACGACACCTTGGTCTCGGGCGGGACGAGGATGTCGCAGAGTTTGAATTCCATGGTACCCTTGTCGCCGACCTCGATCTTGATCTTCCGGTCCGGGTTCAGGTTGTATTTCATGAAATGGGGTCCGTTTAAGATTCTGCAATGGCCTTCTGCATTTCCTCGTCCGCCTGGGCGTCTTCTTGAACGCTGTCGGGTTTGGCACGGATCACCTCGACCTTGCTGGTGAGGCTTTCCATCAGCGCCATGACCTCGGCCACCGTGCTGAAGATGAATTCCTTCCGTCGCTCCGGCACCGGCAGGCGGATGAACCAATGGGTTCCCAGCCACGCCCCGGATCGCCCCAGGATGTAGTCTGCCGCCTGCATCGCCGGATCGCCCGGCTGATAGCCGTGCTGGATGATGAGATAGGGACCGCGGGTGTCGCGGTTCGGAAACTCCGATGCCGCCTTGAGCTTCGCCAAGCTGACCAAGCGGCAGGCGCTGAAGTGATTCGAGAGGCGCTGGGAGAGGCTCATGGCGGCAAGGGGTTATTATTCGCTTTTCTTTGCCTCGGGATCGTTCTCCTGAAGCCACTTCTCGCGGGCGGCGAGGTTCGCCTTGGCCTCCTCCACCTTCTCCCGCTCCGCGGCCGCCGCATGGTAGAGGCGCACCGTTTTGCCGAAGTCCTCGGCAATGTCGCGTCGCGCGTCTTGGAAGAGCCGCTTGAGGTCATCAGCTTCGCCCTTCGACGCCGCGGTCTCGCCTGAAGCGGACGGCGCGGCGACCGAAAGAAGCTGGGTCTTGCGGACATCGATCAGCATGCTTACGTGTCCGAGTTCCTGCTCAAAGAGTTCCTTCTCGGTCTGGTTCAGCTTGCCGCCGGCAAGCTGGGTTTGAAGCGCGCCGTGGCGGCGCTCCAGATCGGCGATGGCAGTCTTCAGGGCTTCCTGTGCCTCGCCACGCTCTTTTTCCGACTCCACGCGGTCGCGACGGTTCTGACGCCACTCCTCGCTGATGCGGCTGTTCTCGTAGGCCACGCCATTGTACTCGTAAGAGCCATCCTGTTCATACTTCGCGATGTCCTCGCCGCCGGGCATGGACTTCACTAGCTCCACGACCTGCCCGACACGCTTTTCGGCCAATTGGTCGATCTTCTGCAAGTCCTGCAACAGGGCTTTTGCTGACGCGGATTCGTCGCTGCGGATCTTCGCCACGATGGCATTTCGCTCCCGCTTGTAGACCTCCAGCATCTTCTTGAGCCCGGCGATCGCCTGGCCCTTGACTTCGGACACGCGGCGTTTGGACGATTGCGAGTCTTTCAGCCCCGTAAGCATGTCCACGATGCGGCCGATCTTCTTGTCGGTCGCCTCGCCGCGTTCGCGGATTTCGGCAGCCACCTCGGCCAGTCGTTCCTCGCGCATGGCGAGGTGCTGTTTGAGCGTGACCACCGACTGGCGGCGGGCTTCGAGATCGATGGTTTCGGCTTCCTGGCCAAACGCGAAACTCGCGGCCAGAAGGCAAATGATAGCGGTTGTTTTCATGGATTCGGTTCTGAGGTTAGTCACTGCGGCGCCGAGCGGGCCTGAAGGCAGAGGCACCGGCAATCAGCGGGCCGCGAGAAGTGGATCGGATCGGGATGATCATGGACCGGTCGGCGTTCGTCAGGAAAAGGTCTCCGTAGTCACGCTGCCAAAGCCCGCAGCGGAGGGCCATTGCACCTTGGTGCAATGAGTCGCCCGCAAGGGCGCACATGTGGCGTTCCGGCAGGACAAGATCGGTGTGCACCGTTTCATGGGAGAGGCTTTCCAAGGGTTGAGCGGGCGCCCATGGCATCGCCAATCGCGGCGAGCAACGCGGATTCATCGACCGGCTTGTTGAGATAGGCTGCGGCACCCATGCTCATCACGTGCGCGGCGGTTTCCGGTTCGCCGTGGCCGGTGATGACGACCACCGGCGTGGTGAGACCGCGGGCGGCCATCGCCTCGAGCACGTCGAAGCCGTTGGTCTGTTCCATGTGGAGATCGAGCAGCAGGCAATCCACTGGCTGGTCAGTCAGCGCCGCGATCGCGTCCTCGCCGTGCTCGAAGGTGACCACGGAGAACCCATGAGTAACCAGCAGTCGGCGAAGTGCCTTTCGCAACTGTGGCTCGTCATCGAGAACAGCGATCACCGGAAGCTCGCTCACATCACCATCCCATCGCAATGAAGCTCACATCACCATTGCACGATGGTGTAATCACCACGTATCACCACTTCGGTGCCCCTGCTTGCAAGCGGGCCTTTACACAGCCTTGCAGACGGCCAGCTTCTTCACGGCTCCGATACGGTCCGCCGCGCGAACCAGATCTGCCAGTGACTCCGCGGACATCTTTTCCATCACCCGCCCGCGGTGAACCTTCACGGTCTGTTCGCAGGTGCCCAACTCGGAGGCGATGATCTTGTTCGGCTTGCCGGCTACAACCCCTTCCAGCACTTCCCGCTCGCGCGGGGTGAGCCGGCTGAAGCGGGCGGCCGCGCGCGCGGTTTCGTCACGCTCATCCCGATCCGCGGCGGACTCGCGCAGAGCCGCACCGATGGCGCGCATCAATTCGGATTCATCCACCGGCTTGGTAAGAAAATCCACCGCGCCCGCCTTCACGGCCCGCACCGACATCGGGATGTCGCCGTGACCGGTGAGAAATACGATGGGTACCGTAGCTCCGGAGCGGACCAGCCGGCGCTGGAGCTCGAGACCATCGAGATCCGGCATCGAGACGTCCAGTAGCAGGCACTCGATCTCCTGCGCATGGCAAGCGCCGAGGAACTCGGCAGCGCTGGCAAATGCCCGCACCTCGTATCCCTCCGCACGCAGGAGGCGGGACAGTGCCTTGCGCAGGCCGGCATCGTCATCGACGAGGTGGATGGTGGTTCCGTTCATGGTGATGTGGAATGGGGAGATTCTTCGAGCGGGTCCAGACTCGTGCCGGTGGGGCTCTGGGGGAAAGCCATGCCGGAGCAGCAGTGTAACCGCTCCGGCATGGGTGACGTGACTTAATCAGCCCTTCTTGAAGGTAAGACCGGGATCACCAGACGGACCTCCCACGATCAGGAATTTCATCGACTTCTCGTTCTCCAGGGAGACGGCGCAGACCATCTGGGCACCGTCGGCATTCATCACCAGGAGGCCCTTGTCATTGAGGCCCCAGGTGCCCTTCATCTCGGAGTTCTGACCGTTTCCGGAGAAGCTCCAGACGAAGTTGCCGTCATCCTGCATCTTGAAGGTGATCTTCCCACCGGAAGCATCCGCGTCCCAGGTGCCAACCAGTTTTCCCTTGGGAATCGGGTCCGGCTTCGGCGGGCGCGTCGCGTCCGTCTCACCGTTGTCAGGCAGCGAGTCCTTCGTCAGGTCGCGGAGCTGGCGGGCGATGCCGTCAGCCGGCTGGAGCTTCGTGGTCGCCTCGAACTGCTGGTAGGATTTCTCCATGTGCCCGCAGACGAGGTAATGGTAGCCAAGGAGGAAGTGACCTTCCGCCTTGTCCGGGCTGGCCTTCACCCACGCCTCCAACTTGCGAAGCTGCTCCTCGTAACTACTAGAGCTGCCGTAGAACCCAACCATCGTGTCCCAGCCCCACCCTGGACCGGAAGCCAGGACGGGATTGAGCACACCGGCGGCATCCGCGTATTTCCCGAGGGCGAAGAAGCACAGCGCGCGGTATTCGTGCAGTGTCACGTCGTCGGGAGTCGCCGCGATCGCCTCATCGGCGGATCTCAGAGCAGTCGTGTAGTCGCCGTTCTTGAAGGCAGCGCGGGAAATCTCCATGGCATCCTGCGACTTGGTATCGGCGGCGGTCAGGGCCTTCTCGTCTCCCGGCGGGTTGGCCCCGGCGGTGACCGACATCGGCTGGGTATAAACCACCGTCGAATTCTGGACCGGTGGCGCAGGATACGGGTTGCTATACGATTGGTAGCCCGTGTTGTAGATCATGCTTCCCAAGCTCCAGGCGGCGATACCCCACATGAAGCCTTCGCCGAAATCATCGTCATCCCACCACCAATTATTGCGGTAGTAGGAGCTATTCCAGCCGCAGCCCCAGTGGCCGTGGTGCCAGTTGTGACAATGACCGGCACCCCACCACGGATGGCCGCCCCAATTTCCGGGCCGCGAGGCAAAGTTATTATTGTGACGGAAGTTATTATCAATGTTGATGGTATTGCCATTCCCCCAAATGCCGTGATTGCCACCCCACTTGTTGGAATCCCAGCCACCCGCGCCGCCGATTCCTCCGACTCCGCCGACGCCACCAATACCGCCGATTCCCCCAGCTCCGCCCAAGCCGCCCAAGCCGCCGAGGCCGCCGATCCCAGCGATTCCGCCGGCGATTCCCACGCCGCCAATGCCGCCGATGCCACCCGGCCGACCCACACCGCCGGGTCCTCCGGGACGGCCAACGCCCCCCGGACCGCCGGGACGACCAACGCCTCCGGGACGACCAACGCCTCCGGGGCCACCGACACCTCCAGGACCGCCGGGACGTCCAACCCCACCGGGACCGCCAACACCTCCCGGACCTCCGGGACGACCCGCGTCACCAATGCCGCCTGGTCCTCCCGCCCCCCCGGGACGACCGGCACCGCCAATACCGCCAGCTCCCCCGGGTCCGCCAGGACGACCGGCACCACCTGCCCCACCGATTCCGCCCGGTCCCCCGGGCTTGCTTGGATAGCCCACCATGCCGGGCAAGGTGGAAGGCTTTGCCCCCCCGGGACGAGTCGCGTTGGGACCGCCGGGACGCGAACCGGCGTTGCCCACATTTGGCCCACCGGCATCCGGACGTCCAGCACCACCGGCACCACCAGCACCACCGGCACCCCCCGGCTTTGTGGAGGGACGGGTGGAGGGTTTGGTCGCCGGGCGGGTGGACGCGGATGGCTTCGAGGCAGGTCGGGTAGAGGCCGATGGCTTCGAAGACGGGCGCGATGCCCCTTGGACCTTTGATCCGGTGGCCGGGCTGCGCCGGGCGGAACTGCTGCTAGTGCTACGCGACGGACTGCGTGAAGCGCCGCCACCACCGCCCCCCCCACCGCGGGACATGCTACGCCCACCGCCACCACCGCCACCACCGCCGCCGCGCGAGCCACCACCGCGAGCCTCGGCCTCCTCGGTGATGAAGGACATGCCGATGACGGCCACTACGATCCAGTTGAAGAATGAAGCTTTCATGGTTAGAGGAGGTTGAGAATTTTCACTCCACGGCGGGTTCAGGGGTCTGGCGAACGACCCGCATTTCAACATCCGGCAGCTTCTCGCCGCCCACCAGGCGCTCGCCAGCGTTCCAGACAAAGGAGTCCTTGCCGTCGAAGGTCAGGGACTGATTGGCGCTGGTGACCTCGCCATCGGAGGTGGTGCCTTCGGTGCGGATCAGCCAGCTATCGTCGTCCACCGGGGTCCAGTCGCCTTTGGAAAAGCCGCCGCCATCGTCGAAGGTCCACCAGGTGATGGTCTTCTTCGCCGGATCCCAGCCGATGCGAATGGTCGTCGTCAGCGGCTTGGCATCGGCTGCGGTGGCGAGCATCTCGCCGATGAGATAGTTTCCGGAGTCATCCCAGCCAAAGGCGATATCGAGGCGCAGGCCATCGCGGGTCGCGGTCCAGTCTCCCTTGAGCTGTTTGGCAAGCCCGGCAAGCTCCCCCCCGACATCGGAGGCATCGCCGCGGTCGCGAGTGCTGGCGATCCGCCAGACGCCGTCCTCGCTCTTCTGAAGGACCGCCGTGTAGTTCATCGAGGTCGCCACGGGATCGTCTCCCGGTGGCGTCGCGTGGACGGTGCCATCCTCGATGGCGAGATCCTTGCCGACGACCCGCACGGAATCCACCTCGATGGCGATCTGCGCGGCATCCGGCGCGGCAAAGATGTCCTCGTAGCGGGCCTGAATGTCGGCGCGGCCGGTGGTGACGTCGGTGGCGTCCAGATCGGTGATCTCACCATTCTCCGTAAACAAGGCCGCGAGCGCGGCTGCGTCCTTCTTGTTGTAGGCGGCGACGAAATCCTTGGCCGCCTTCTCCAAGCCGGCGATCTCGGGAGACGCTTCCTGACCACGCAGGCCGGAAGCAAGGGTGAGTGCCAGCGCCAGGCTGACGGTCAGGTTGGTTTTCATGCGGGAAATGGGCAGTGGGGCGGGGCAACGGCAGGTCGCGGAAGCTCGACGACCTTTCGCTGCCTTATTATTTTCTAAGATAGTTTTCGGCCGCTTTGGAAGTACGACCTTAGTACTATTGCCTCAACTCCCGTGCAGACCTTTGCGAATTTCACCTCTTAAGGTTTGCCGAACATTCCCGGCGATTAGGCAAATCACAGCCCGGCTCCCCCGCTCGCCGTCGCCACGGCAAGCGATTTCACCCCAAGGGGGACAGGCGTAAGCGGACTACCGCCTCACGACGAAGCCGCCGGCGGGCAGGTCGGGATCTCCATGTAGAAAATGGCACCCCCCTCCGGATGCGGTTCCGCTCTCAGCCGCCCGCCATGGGCTGCGACGATTGACCGGCAAATCGCCAGTCCCATCCCCAGACCTTGCGGCTTGGTGGTGTAGAAGGGCTCGAAGAGCTTCTCCACGTCGCCCGGCAGGCCGCAGCCCTCGTCCCTGACGGACAATCGCGCCACGACATCGTCCACCGAGGTTGCCACGTGAAGCTGACGCGAGCCCGCAGGACTGGCCGCCATCGCGTCGGCGGCATTGAGGACCAGATTCAGGAGCACCTGCTGGAGTTGCACCCGATCGCCTGACACCAACGGCAGGTCCTGGGACAAGATCCGCGACACCGATACGCCTCGACCGATCAAGTCGGCGTGGGTGAGGTGCAGGACCTCGGTGGCGATCTCGTTGAAGGAGACTGGCAACATCTTCGTCTCGCCGCGCTTCAGCAGGACGCGCAAACGCTTGATCACCTCACCGGCCCGGCGGTCTTCATCGACAATGTCGGAAAGGATGTCCTTCACCTCGCCGAGGTCCGGCGGCGATTGGGCCATCAATCGCAACGCCGCCTGGGCATTGGCCAGGATGATCGCCAACGGCTGGTTCAACTCATGGGCCAGCGAACCGGATAGCTCGCTCAATGCCGACACACGGGTGACATGGGCAAGCTCGTCGCGGTGGCGGCGCGCCTCGTCTTCCGCCTCCCGGCGGGCGGAGATATCGACGATCACGCTCAAGACCAGCGTGCCCTCGGGGCTCTCCACGGGACTGATGCCGATCTCGATCGGGAACTCGCTGCCGTCCTTGCGCAGGGCGTGGAGTTCACGGCCCACGCCCATTGTTCGCGACTCCGGAGCCCGCAGAAAGCCTTCCCGATAGCTCGCTTGAGCGCTGCGGTAGCGCTCGGGCACGAGGCTCTCCACCGGTTGGCCGAGCAATTCTTCCGGACCATAGCCAAGCATTTCGTTCGCCCGACGGTTGGTCAGGAGGATCGAGCCAGCGGCATTTGCCAACACCACGCCATTCGGTGAAGCCTCCACGCTCAGGCGGAAGCGTTCCTGCATCTGCCGCCGCTCGGTCGCATCGATCGACACACCGCGCATCCGCAAGGGCTTGCCGCCGCCGTTGAAATCGACTTTCCCGCGCGCCTCCACCCAATGGACCTTTCCCTCCTCGTCCATCACCCGGTAGTCGGTGCGGAACTCCCCGTTCCCCTTGAGAGCGGCATCGATCCCACGGCGCACCCGCTCCCGGTCTTCGGCGTGCAACGAAGCCAGGTAGCGCTCGAGATTGATCGGGGTGTTTGCCGGCACTCCATAGAGCGCGCGGCCCTGCGGGTTCACCCAAATCCGATCCTGCGGGATCTCCCAGCGCCAGAAGGCCAACCCCGCGGCCCCGGCGGCGAGGTGCATGCTCTCGGCCCCCTCGCGCAACTCCTCCGCATTCCGGGCCGAGCGAAACAAGTCGCGGCTCATCTCAAAGCTCATCGCCGCAATCACCAGCAAGAACGGCACGCTGATCAGATACGGCATCGCCACCACACCGGAGTGGATCAGCACGCTTTGGAAAAGGCCCATGGCAACGAAGGCCATGAGACTGCCGCCGATCACCAGCGCGCGCCGCCGCGAATCCGCGTCGCCCTTCCGCCATAGCCCCAGCGAGGCATCGACGACGAATGCCAGGAGCAGCAACGTGCTCAACTGGCCAACCAGCGTCCGCTGGCTGAAAACCGCCTCCGCCGTCATCACCGTGCTGCCCAGGAACCGGATCGGGCGCAGAGCGGTGATCGCATCGTGATGCAAGTTCAGCCCCACTGAAAAGTTCAACGCCAACGCAAAGGCCCGCAGCCCGATCACGGCCCAGCCAAACCAAGCTCGGGCAGTCCCAAAACAACACGACACGAACCTCACGATGGCAATAACGGCGATGAAGACCGGCAGGTGGGTCCAACGGGTGGCGCCGGCGAAGACTTCGGGCGAGCCGGCCATCATGATCGCCAATTCGCCCACGGCGATGCCGGCGACGGCCAAGGCAAGCAAAGCCAGCCAAAGGTTTGCCTGCGCGTTCCGGTCGTGCAGCCGCAGGAGCAACTGGACCACCGCCAGCACCACACAGGCACCCGCGATCATCGGCCACAAGATGGAAACCGGATTCATGGCGTCATGCCTCCCACCGGTATTCGCCGGGGCTGGAATCCGTTTCCGCTTCCCTCCCTTGTCGCTTGCGGCGACTAGAGCCAGAAGTCAGGTCGTGCATTTCGCCCCTATTATCAGAACCAGACTGTCGACGCAAAGCTTCGATTTCCCCACGGTCGGAATTCCCGCCTCTCCCGGGAGCGAGGGCCGAATGGATTGGCCGTAAGCCGCTCGCTGGCAGCAATTGCCGCGCGCTGTTAGATGCTCCGTGGCCGCGTCATCTTTTCGGGAGAAAGCAGGTCATCGAGCTGCTCCTTGCCGAGCCAGCCCTTGGCGAGGACGAGG is a genomic window containing:
- a CDS encoding tetratricopeptide repeat protein; the protein is MGRPGGIGGIGGVGIAGGIAGIGGLGGLGGLGGAGGIGGIGGVGGVGGIGGAGGWDSNKWGGNHGIWGNGNTINIDNNFRHNNNFASRPGNWGGHPWWGAGHCHNWHHGHWGCGWNSSYYRNNWWWDDDDFGEGFMWGIAAWSLGSMIYNTGYQSYSNPYPAPPVQNSTVVYTQPMSVTAGANPPGDEKALTAADTKSQDAMEISRAAFKNGDYTTALRSADEAIAATPDDVTLHEYRALCFFALGKYADAAGVLNPVLASGPGWGWDTMVGFYGSSSSYEEQLRKLEAWVKASPDKAEGHFLLGYHYLVCGHMEKSYQQFEATTKLQPADGIARQLRDLTKDSLPDNGETDATRPPKPDPIPKGKLVGTWDADASGGKITFKMQDDGNFVWSFSGNGQNSEMKGTWGLNDKGLLVMNADGAQMVCAVSLENEKSMKFLIVGGPSGDPGLTFKKG
- a CDS encoding YybH family protein, with protein sequence MKTNLTVSLALALTLASGLRGQEASPEIAGLEKAAKDFVAAYNKKDAAALAALFTENGEITDLDATDVTTGRADIQARYEDIFAAPDAAQIAIEVDSVRVVGKDLAIEDGTVHATPPGDDPVATSMNYTAVLQKSEDGVWRIASTRDRGDASDVGGELAGLAKQLKGDWTATRDGLRLDIAFGWDDSGNYLIGEMLATAADAKPLTTTIRIGWDPAKKTITWWTFDDGGGFSKGDWTPVDDDSWLIRTEGTTSDGEVTSANQSLTFDGKDSFVWNAGERLVGGEKLPDVEMRVVRQTPEPAVE
- a CDS encoding PAS domain S-box protein; the protein is MNPVSILWPMIAGACVVLAVVQLLLRLHDRNAQANLWLALLALAVAGIAVGELAIMMAGSPEVFAGATRWTHLPVFIAVIAIVRFVSCCFGTARAWFGWAVIGLRAFALALNFSVGLNLHHDAITALRPIRFLGSTVMTAEAVFSQRTLVGQLSTLLLLAFVVDASLGLWRKGDADSRRRALVIGGSLMAFVAMGLFQSVLIHSGVVAMPYLISVPFLLVIAAMSFEMSRDLFRSARNAEELREGAESMHLAAGAAGLAFWRWEIPQDRIWVNPQGRALYGVPANTPINLERYLASLHAEDRERVRRGIDAALKGNGEFRTDYRVMDEEGKVHWVEARGKVDFNGGGKPLRMRGVSIDATERRQMQERFRLSVEASPNGVVLANAAGSILLTNRRANEMLGYGPEELLGQPVESLVPERYRSAQASYREGFLRAPESRTMGVGRELHALRKDGSEFPIEIGISPVESPEGTLVLSVIVDISARREAEDEARRHRDELAHVTRVSALSELSGSLAHELNQPLAIILANAQAALRLMAQSPPDLGEVKDILSDIVDEDRRAGEVIKRLRVLLKRGETKMLPVSFNEIATEVLHLTHADLIGRGVSVSRILSQDLPLVSGDRVQLQQVLLNLVLNAADAMAASPAGSRQLHVATSVDDVVARLSVRDEGCGLPGDVEKLFEPFYTTKPQGLGMGLAICRSIVAAHGGRLRAEPHPEGGAIFYMEIPTCPPAASS